One window from the genome of Hyphomonas neptunium ATCC 15444 encodes:
- a CDS encoding alpha/beta fold hydrolase, with translation MAKSSDDRRSRFVEVPWNTPPKGAEIVWFEGSEGRRLRACIAPALSQSKPRGTVIVCPGRTEFIEKYFEVGRELQQMGFALVILDWPGQGLSDRLLPDSKKGHIDRFETFMTALAKGLEAFDSHLPRPYISLAHSMGGAIALAAIAKGLVKVEAAAFCAPMWGIKSPVLGMRYLVWAMRATGRSGDYAMQPGPPERFETNIVTHDKRRWDLQRALIDAQPDLELGPVTWGWLGASLDIFSAFSKPKALASIDIPVFVASAGEEKLVDNASHAKIAARLKDCDHITVDGAMHEILMETDDRRAEFWDGFQKLLKRAGI, from the coding sequence ATGGCGAAATCCTCCGATGACAGGCGGAGCCGGTTTGTTGAGGTTCCGTGGAACACGCCGCCCAAAGGCGCCGAAATCGTATGGTTTGAGGGGTCTGAAGGGCGCCGTCTCCGGGCCTGCATCGCGCCGGCGCTCTCTCAGTCCAAGCCGCGGGGCACAGTTATCGTCTGTCCGGGGCGCACAGAGTTCATCGAAAAATATTTCGAAGTGGGCCGTGAGTTGCAGCAAATGGGCTTTGCGCTCGTGATCCTGGACTGGCCGGGCCAGGGTCTCTCGGACCGCCTTCTGCCTGACAGCAAGAAGGGTCATATCGACCGGTTCGAGACCTTCATGACAGCCCTCGCCAAGGGGCTGGAGGCGTTCGACAGCCATTTGCCACGCCCATATATTTCGCTGGCCCACTCGATGGGAGGCGCCATTGCGCTGGCTGCTATTGCCAAAGGTCTTGTGAAGGTGGAGGCGGCCGCCTTCTGCGCGCCGATGTGGGGTATTAAATCGCCGGTCCTTGGCATGCGATACCTCGTCTGGGCCATGCGGGCGACAGGGCGCTCAGGCGACTATGCGATGCAGCCCGGCCCGCCGGAACGGTTTGAAACCAATATCGTGACCCATGACAAGCGCCGCTGGGACTTGCAGCGCGCCCTCATTGATGCCCAGCCCGATCTGGAACTCGGCCCGGTCACGTGGGGCTGGTTGGGCGCCTCTCTGGATATTTTCTCGGCCTTTTCAAAACCGAAGGCGCTGGCAAGCATCGACATTCCGGTCTTTGTGGCATCCGCCGGAGAAGAAAAGCTCGTCGATAATGCTTCCCATGCCAAAATCGCGGCTCGTCTGAAGGATTGCGATCACATCACGGTTGACGGCGCGATGCACGAAATCCTGATGGAGACAGACGACCGGCGCGCCGAGTTCTGGGACGGCTTTCAAAAATTACTCAAACGTGCGGGCATCTGA
- a CDS encoding SCP2 sterol-binding domain-containing protein — translation MDLAQLTERAQAAVAGGSDFKKKVKFDFGTAGKLFIDGAAGVADNSDSAADATISVTWDDFTKLAAGALDPTMAFMQGKLKVAGDMSVAMQLQSLMKKLAG, via the coding sequence ATGGATCTCGCCCAACTTACTGAGCGCGCACAAGCAGCCGTTGCTGGCGGCAGCGATTTCAAGAAAAAAGTAAAATTCGACTTCGGCACCGCCGGCAAGCTGTTCATCGATGGCGCCGCTGGCGTGGCTGACAATTCCGACAGTGCCGCAGATGCCACCATCTCGGTCACCTGGGACGACTTCACCAAGCTGGCCGCTGGCGCGCTGGACCCCACCATGGCGTTCATGCAGGGCAAGCTTAAGGTTGCTGGCGACATGTCGGTTGCCATGCAGCTTCAATCGCTGATGAAGAAGCTGGCTGGCTGA
- a CDS encoding pyridoxal phosphate-dependent aminotransferase produces the protein MTLVRETGLLMPSRRSLIKLAGVGAGALGAAAALAGCSESAVAVTPATAPVDPDAIAIMSSNENPYGPSPKAVEAMKAELSNINRYANGLTAKFAEMVAAREGVAPEQVLVTNGSNPILAAFADWVNVKGGKIVTSKITYETVGRVAQQVGTEIVEIPLDAELGYDLEAIAAAVGPDTGAVYICNPNNPTGRVIEPAKLKAFVEDVSSKVPVFIDEAYLDLADDYPAGVMSEFVKAGRPVIVARTFSKLYAMAGQRLGYGIMPAEIAMDIRKSGRLSSVNHLGLVAGIASLEDTVYFEDMRMKHALARQKLIAMAKDLGRPIAPDPQASFIYMDVGMPAGEFSAKMLEKGVRVVGSRWPEMPNWSRICVGLDHEIEKCHAAAKEVLA, from the coding sequence ATGACTTTAGTTCGTGAGACAGGGCTGCTGATGCCGTCACGGCGAAGCCTTATCAAGCTTGCCGGTGTGGGAGCAGGCGCGCTTGGCGCGGCTGCAGCGCTGGCTGGCTGCTCTGAGTCGGCTGTTGCTGTTACGCCGGCCACTGCGCCGGTAGATCCCGATGCGATTGCCATCATGTCCTCGAATGAAAATCCCTATGGCCCGTCGCCGAAAGCAGTCGAGGCGATGAAAGCCGAGCTTTCCAATATCAACCGCTATGCCAACGGTCTGACGGCCAAGTTTGCTGAAATGGTTGCCGCGCGGGAGGGCGTCGCGCCAGAGCAGGTTCTGGTCACCAATGGATCAAATCCAATCCTGGCCGCCTTCGCAGACTGGGTGAATGTAAAGGGCGGCAAGATCGTCACTTCCAAGATCACCTATGAAACTGTGGGCCGGGTTGCGCAGCAGGTTGGGACGGAGATTGTCGAAATTCCTCTGGATGCGGAGCTTGGATATGATCTTGAGGCCATTGCGGCCGCCGTGGGCCCCGACACCGGCGCCGTCTATATCTGCAATCCGAACAACCCAACGGGTCGTGTCATCGAGCCGGCTAAACTGAAGGCCTTCGTCGAAGACGTCAGCAGCAAGGTTCCGGTTTTCATCGACGAAGCGTATCTTGACCTGGCGGATGATTATCCGGCGGGCGTGATGAGCGAGTTTGTCAAAGCCGGTCGGCCAGTCATCGTGGCGCGGACTTTCTCCAAGCTTTACGCCATGGCAGGCCAGCGCCTGGGATATGGAATCATGCCGGCCGAGATCGCTATGGATATCCGCAAATCCGGCCGTCTTTCGTCGGTCAATCATCTCGGTCTTGTCGCGGGCATCGCCAGCCTGGAAGACACGGTCTATTTTGAAGACATGCGGATGAAGCATGCGCTCGCCCGTCAGAAACTCATCGCAATGGCGAAGGATCTGGGCCGGCCTATCGCGCCAGATCCGCAGGCGAGCTTTATCTATATGGATGTCGGTATGCCAGCCGGTGAGTTCTCCGCCAAAATGCTGGAGAAGGGCGTGCGGGTTGTAGGCTCCCGCTGGCCTGAAATGCCCAACTGGTCACGCATATGCGTGGGTCTCGATCACGAAATCGAGAAATGCCATGCGGCGGCCAAAGAAGTGCTCGCCTGA
- the gltB gene encoding glutamate synthase large subunit: MSDYVTKYEQNRQRLIDGHAYNPEDERDACGVGLVVALDGKPRREIVEMGIKALKNVWHRGAVDADGKTGDGAGIRLDVPQDFFREHVSRTGHSPTDDRICVGQIFMPRTDFGAQEAARTLVEREVLHFGFYIYGWRQPPVDVSVIGQKAKDTRPAIEQIMFRDARNRSPEELERALYICRRRIERRAREAAIQSFYICSLSHKSLIYKGMFLAQDIDNFYLDLRDERFVSAFAIYHQRYSTNTFPQWALAQPFRTIAHNGEINTLRGNRNWMKSHEIRMVSETFGDHTQDVKPVIPDGTSDSGALDAVWELLCKSGRPAPMAKAMLIPEAWSKRDSVMPVAHRALYDYCNSVMEPWDGPAAIAAYDGRWAVAGLDRNGLRPLRYSLTTDGILAVGSETGMCPLGNHEVTRRGSIPAGGMIAADLATGKFYDHREIVDFLAAQAPYEEWLQAVTELEPEIGPGPEPVLFNKEELLRRETAAGYTLETLELILAPMVEGGKEALGSMGDDTAPAVLTMAYRPMSHFFRQNFSQVTNPPIDPLREGRVMSLRTRFKNLGNVLDTDKSQQEVFVLESPVLTTGMYQRLIERIGLGTEIIDCTFDAADVTFEGAALKSALERIRREAEEAVRAGREHIILTDENQSASRIAVPMVLATGAVHSHLVAQGLRTFCSITVRSAECLDTHYFAVLVGVGATCVNAYLAQDAIADRHARGLLGDISIGKAVQNYKEAIEAGLLKIISKMGISVISSYRGGYNFEALGLSRALVADYFPGMSSRISGLGLAGLEENALVRHQQAFDEDVISLPVGGFYRLRASDEPHALDGNLIHTLQAACDRGDYSIYRKYVDAVHARDPLQLRDLLDFKAAGPEVPLSQVQSINEIRKRFLTPGMSMGALSPEAHGTLNVAMNRIGAKSVSGEGGEDRARYRPLPNGDNMNSAVKQIASGRFGVTAEYLNECREIEIKVAQGAKPGEGGQLPGFKVTELIAKLRHATPGVTLISPPPHHDIYSIEDLAQLIYDLKQINPEARVCVKLVAQSGVGTVAAGVAKAKADIILIAGGVGGTGASPQTSIKYAGLPWEIGLAEAHQILSLNNLRDKITLRTDGGLRTGRDIVIAAMLGAEEYGIGTASLVAMGCIMVRQCHSNTCPVGVCTQDEALRAHFTGNPDKVVNLMSFIAEDVREILASLGLTSLDEAIGRTDLLKQVSRGATHLDDLDLNPLLVQVDTDSPVIYKPNHREPVPDTLDAQILRDAEPFFERGEKMQLEYGVQNTMRAIGARASSRITRKFGMHALPEGRLHIRLEGSAGQSLGAFSVQGLLLEVLGDANDYVGKGLSGASIVVTPRPRDRRAAVGDAIIGNTCLYGATSGKLFAAGTAGVRFAVRNSGAKTVVEGCGANGCEYMTGGRAVILGPVGDNFGAGMTGGVGFIWDPQERFERVVNPDSIDWYPLADMPDEYVGEAKALIEEHVRRTGSVRGKELLDAWDTTLSQMLMIVPKEIANLLLVRKGDGAKQKQAERA; the protein is encoded by the coding sequence ATGTCGGATTATGTGACCAAGTATGAGCAAAACCGTCAGCGCCTGATCGACGGGCATGCCTACAATCCCGAGGACGAACGCGACGCTTGCGGCGTGGGCCTCGTTGTGGCGCTGGATGGAAAGCCCCGCCGCGAGATCGTCGAGATGGGGATCAAGGCGCTCAAGAATGTCTGGCATCGCGGCGCTGTGGATGCTGACGGCAAAACGGGCGATGGCGCAGGCATCCGCCTCGACGTGCCGCAGGACTTTTTCCGCGAGCATGTGAGCCGCACAGGCCACAGCCCGACGGATGACCGTATCTGCGTCGGCCAGATCTTCATGCCGCGCACGGATTTCGGCGCGCAGGAAGCGGCGCGCACGCTGGTTGAACGCGAAGTGCTGCATTTCGGCTTCTATATCTATGGCTGGCGCCAGCCGCCGGTAGATGTGTCCGTGATCGGACAGAAAGCGAAAGACACCCGCCCCGCAATTGAGCAGATCATGTTCCGGGACGCGCGCAACCGCTCGCCCGAGGAACTTGAGCGTGCGCTGTATATCTGCCGCCGGCGGATCGAGCGGCGGGCACGTGAGGCGGCGATCCAGTCTTTCTATATCTGCTCGCTCAGCCACAAATCGCTGATCTATAAAGGCATGTTCCTGGCGCAGGACATCGACAATTTCTATCTCGACCTGCGCGACGAACGGTTCGTGTCGGCCTTTGCGATCTATCACCAGCGCTACTCGACCAACACATTCCCGCAATGGGCGCTAGCCCAGCCTTTCCGCACCATTGCGCACAATGGCGAAATCAACACGCTGCGCGGCAACCGCAACTGGATGAAAAGCCATGAAATCCGCATGGTCTCGGAAACCTTCGGCGACCATACGCAGGATGTGAAGCCGGTGATCCCGGATGGTACATCAGACTCCGGCGCGCTGGATGCTGTATGGGAACTGCTCTGCAAATCTGGCCGCCCGGCGCCGATGGCGAAGGCGATGCTGATTCCCGAAGCCTGGTCCAAGCGGGATTCCGTCATGCCGGTCGCTCACCGCGCGCTCTATGATTACTGCAATTCCGTGATGGAGCCGTGGGACGGGCCAGCTGCAATCGCTGCCTATGATGGCCGCTGGGCGGTCGCCGGCCTTGACCGCAACGGCCTGCGTCCACTGCGGTATTCTCTGACGACTGACGGCATTCTTGCCGTTGGCTCTGAGACAGGTATGTGCCCGCTCGGCAATCACGAAGTCACGCGCCGCGGATCAATTCCCGCCGGTGGCATGATCGCGGCCGATCTTGCCACAGGGAAATTCTACGACCACCGCGAGATTGTCGACTTCCTTGCTGCTCAGGCCCCGTATGAGGAATGGCTGCAGGCGGTCACTGAACTGGAGCCTGAAATCGGTCCTGGTCCGGAACCTGTGCTGTTTAACAAAGAAGAGTTGCTGCGCCGGGAAACGGCCGCCGGCTATACGCTTGAAACGCTCGAGCTGATCCTGGCGCCGATGGTGGAAGGCGGCAAGGAAGCGCTCGGCTCGATGGGGGATGATACCGCGCCCGCCGTTCTGACAATGGCCTACCGGCCGATGAGTCACTTCTTCCGGCAGAATTTCAGCCAGGTCACGAACCCGCCGATCGACCCGCTGCGCGAAGGCCGGGTGATGAGCCTGCGCACCCGGTTCAAGAACCTTGGAAACGTGTTGGATACGGATAAATCCCAGCAGGAAGTTTTCGTGCTGGAAAGCCCGGTCCTGACGACGGGTATGTATCAGCGCCTGATCGAGCGGATCGGTCTGGGTACGGAGATCATCGATTGCACGTTCGATGCTGCCGATGTGACTTTCGAGGGCGCTGCCCTCAAGAGCGCGCTGGAGCGTATCCGCCGCGAGGCCGAAGAGGCCGTACGGGCAGGGCGCGAGCACATCATCCTCACGGATGAAAACCAGTCAGCCAGCCGCATTGCTGTCCCGATGGTTCTGGCAACAGGCGCCGTGCACTCGCATCTCGTCGCCCAGGGTCTGCGCACCTTCTGCTCGATCACAGTGCGTTCGGCCGAATGTCTCGATACGCATTATTTTGCCGTTCTGGTCGGCGTGGGCGCAACCTGCGTCAATGCCTACCTGGCGCAGGACGCAATTGCCGACCGGCATGCACGCGGCTTGCTGGGAGACATCTCCATCGGCAAGGCAGTTCAAAACTACAAGGAGGCCATCGAGGCGGGCCTTCTGAAAATCATCTCAAAGATGGGTATCTCGGTTATCTCGTCCTATCGGGGCGGATATAATTTCGAAGCGCTTGGTCTCTCGCGCGCGTTGGTGGCCGATTATTTCCCCGGCATGTCGAGCCGTATTTCCGGTCTGGGTCTTGCCGGTCTGGAGGAGAACGCGCTCGTTCGCCATCAGCAGGCCTTTGATGAGGATGTCATCTCGCTTCCTGTCGGCGGCTTCTATCGCCTGCGTGCGTCTGACGAGCCGCACGCGCTCGACGGGAACCTGATCCATACGCTTCAGGCGGCCTGTGACCGGGGCGACTATTCGATCTACCGGAAATATGTGGACGCCGTTCACGCCCGCGATCCGCTGCAATTGCGCGATCTTCTCGACTTCAAGGCTGCCGGTCCGGAAGTACCGTTGAGCCAGGTCCAGTCGATCAACGAAATTCGCAAGCGTTTCCTGACGCCGGGCATGTCTATGGGCGCTCTGTCGCCTGAGGCGCATGGCACATTGAACGTTGCCATGAACCGGATTGGTGCAAAGTCCGTATCCGGAGAGGGCGGGGAAGACCGCGCTCGCTATCGGCCGTTGCCAAACGGTGACAACATGAACTCTGCGGTGAAACAGATCGCGTCGGGACGTTTCGGGGTTACTGCCGAGTATCTCAATGAATGCCGTGAGATCGAGATCAAGGTCGCCCAGGGCGCCAAGCCCGGCGAGGGGGGCCAGTTGCCTGGTTTCAAGGTTACTGAACTGATCGCGAAGCTCCGGCACGCGACGCCCGGCGTGACGCTGATTTCGCCGCCGCCCCATCATGACATCTATTCGATCGAAGATCTGGCGCAGCTGATCTACGACCTGAAGCAGATCAATCCTGAAGCGCGCGTCTGCGTGAAGCTTGTGGCGCAATCCGGCGTCGGCACGGTGGCCGCTGGCGTGGCGAAAGCCAAAGCGGACATCATTCTGATTGCCGGCGGCGTTGGCGGTACGGGGGCCAGCCCTCAGACCTCAATCAAATATGCCGGCCTGCCCTGGGAGATCGGCCTTGCCGAAGCCCACCAGATTCTGTCGCTCAACAATCTGCGCGACAAGATCACTCTGCGCACGGATGGCGGGCTGCGGACAGGCCGCGACATTGTCATCGCGGCGATGCTTGGCGCTGAAGAATATGGCATTGGCACAGCATCGCTTGTGGCGATGGGATGTATCATGGTGCGCCAGTGTCACTCTAACACGTGCCCCGTTGGCGTCTGTACCCAGGACGAAGCGCTGCGTGCCCACTTCACCGGCAATCCGGACAAGGTGGTCAACCTGATGAGCTTCATTGCCGAGGATGTTCGGGAAATTCTCGCCTCCCTGGGCCTGACCTCTCTGGATGAAGCCATTGGGCGCACGGACCTGCTCAAACAGGTCAGCCGCGGCGCGACCCATCTGGATGACCTCGACCTCAACCCGCTTCTGGTGCAGGTCGATACGGACAGTCCGGTTATCTACAAGCCCAATCACCGCGAGCCTGTGCCCGATACGCTCGACGCGCAGATCCTGCGGGACGCTGAACCCTTCTTCGAGCGCGGCGAGAAGATGCAGCTGGAATACGGCGTTCAGAACACGATGCGGGCCATTGGGGCGCGGGCCAGCTCGCGGATCACCCGGAAGTTCGGGATGCATGCACTGCCCGAAGGCCGCCTGCATATCCGGCTCGAGGGCTCGGCAGGCCAGTCACTCGGCGCGTTCAGCGTTCAGGGGCTGCTGCTGGAAGTTCTGGGTGATGCCAACGATTATGTTGGCAAGGGCCTGTCCGGCGCGAGCATTGTGGTCACGCCGCGTCCCCGCGACAGGCGGGCAGCAGTTGGTGACGCCATCATCGGCAACACATGCCTCTACGGCGCAACTTCCGGCAAGCTCTTTGCGGCCGGCACGGCAGGCGTGCGCTTTGCCGTGCGCAACTCCGGCGCAAAGACTGTTGTTGAGGGGTGCGGCGCCAATGGCTGCGAATACATGACCGGCGGCCGCGCGGTCATTCTTGGGCCAGTTGGTGATAACTTCGGCGCCGGCATGACAGGCGGTGTGGGCTTTATCTGGGATCCGCAGGAACGCTTTGAGCGAGTGGTGAACCCGGATTCGATCGATTGGTATCCGCTTGCAGACATGCCGGATGAGTATGTCGGCGAGGCGAAGGCGCTGATCGAAGAGCATGTCCGCCGCACAGGCTCTGTTCGCGGCAAGGAGCTGCTTGATGCCTGGGATACAACCCTCAGCCAGATGCTGATGATCGTGCCAAAGGAAATCGCAAACCTCCTGCTTGTCCGCAAGGGCGATGGCGCCAAGCAGAAGCAGGCCGAGCGGGCCTGA
- a CDS encoding AMP-binding protein, whose protein sequence is MAIISLSRIVAHWAAQQPSRTVLSHEGRDVSWAEFEARTNRLARAYQKLGVKQDDFVTISLPNGIEFFEACFATWKAGATPQPISARLPKLERDQIVEIGAPSLVVGVPGGEYPQTACVPQGFEPDTGLSDAPLPEVTAASYKAMTSGGSTGRPKLIVSKQPAAADPDVPMLEIPQQGCMLIPGPLYHNGPFLWAMTALFKGCTIVVTTRFDAEETLKLIEKHKADVIYTVPTMMRRIWSLPEEVRASYDLSSLKALWHLAAPCPAWLKECFIEWLGPEVVWELYGGTEGQGSTTIQGTDWLKHKGSVGKPVETCEMKIVDEDGKTLPPREVGEVFIRPLAGAGTTYRYIGADAKAIDGGWESLGDLGWMDEDGFLYLSDRLSDMVIVGGANIYPAEVEAAIEAYPGVRSSAVIGLPDEDMGARLHAVIDRPEGPVDDATMIAHLSERLVRYKIPKSFEYSAEAVRDDAGKVRRKALREARLAAS, encoded by the coding sequence ATGGCGATCATTTCACTGTCGCGCATCGTGGCCCACTGGGCTGCGCAGCAGCCGTCACGCACAGTCCTAAGCCATGAAGGCAGGGATGTCAGCTGGGCCGAGTTTGAGGCCCGCACAAACCGCCTGGCGCGCGCCTATCAGAAACTCGGTGTGAAACAGGACGATTTCGTCACCATCTCACTGCCCAATGGCATAGAGTTTTTCGAGGCCTGCTTTGCGACCTGGAAAGCAGGCGCAACGCCCCAGCCCATTTCCGCGCGCCTGCCCAAACTGGAGCGCGATCAGATCGTCGAGATCGGCGCGCCAAGCCTGGTGGTGGGCGTTCCCGGCGGAGAGTATCCCCAGACGGCATGTGTCCCTCAAGGGTTTGAGCCAGACACCGGACTTTCAGATGCTCCGTTGCCGGAAGTTACGGCCGCCAGCTACAAGGCCATGACATCGGGCGGCTCAACCGGGCGCCCGAAACTGATCGTTTCAAAACAGCCTGCTGCCGCAGACCCCGACGTGCCGATGCTGGAAATTCCCCAGCAGGGCTGCATGCTGATCCCCGGCCCACTCTATCACAACGGCCCCTTCCTCTGGGCGATGACGGCGCTCTTCAAAGGCTGCACTATTGTTGTCACCACACGGTTTGACGCTGAAGAAACGCTGAAATTGATCGAAAAGCACAAGGCTGATGTGATCTACACCGTGCCAACCATGATGCGGCGCATCTGGTCGCTGCCTGAAGAGGTCCGCGCATCGTATGACCTCTCCAGCCTGAAGGCGCTCTGGCACCTGGCCGCGCCATGTCCGGCATGGCTTAAAGAATGCTTCATCGAATGGCTCGGCCCGGAGGTAGTCTGGGAACTTTACGGCGGCACGGAGGGGCAGGGCTCCACGACCATTCAGGGTACGGACTGGCTCAAACACAAGGGCTCGGTCGGCAAGCCGGTGGAAACCTGCGAAATGAAAATCGTCGATGAAGATGGGAAAACCCTGCCGCCCCGCGAAGTGGGCGAAGTTTTCATACGCCCGCTCGCCGGTGCGGGCACGACATATCGTTATATCGGCGCCGATGCCAAAGCCATTGATGGCGGCTGGGAAAGCCTCGGCGATCTGGGCTGGATGGACGAGGACGGATTTCTCTATCTGTCCGACCGTCTGTCAGACATGGTCATCGTTGGGGGAGCCAACATCTATCCGGCAGAGGTGGAGGCCGCGATCGAGGCCTATCCGGGCGTTCGTTCGTCTGCTGTCATCGGTCTGCCGGACGAAGACATGGGCGCGCGCCTGCATGCTGTGATCGACCGTCCAGAGGGGCCGGTCGACGATGCCACGATGATTGCCCATCTTTCCGAGCGGCTCGTGCGCTACAAGATCCCCAAGAGCTTCGAATATTCCGCTGAAGCCGTCCGGGATGACGCGGGGAAAGTGCGCCGCAAAGCCTTACGCGAGGCGAGGCTCGCCGCCTCTTGA
- a CDS encoding acyl-CoA carboxylase subunit beta: protein MSWEKSIEELRRRERLAEEMGGEEPVSRQRGRGKLTVRERVAFLADPGSFHEIGKIAGKATYGADEELDGFMPSNSVMGRARLDGHPAVILADDFTVRGGAADAAIWQKMAQAIKMAAEYRMPLVQMIDGTGGGGSVKMLEKDPRTYIPETPGWSEIVHGLTQVPFVSLALGPCAGMGAGRVAASHFSIMVKELSQVFVAGPPVAIALGENVTKEELGGWKIQGQNGTVDNVVDSEADAFIAARRFLSYLPPSVHHLPGRIQPADDPKRKEESLLSIVPKDGRTPYKPRRIVEAVVDKGSFFEIGHDWGRGIVTGLARIDGHAVGIMAGDPFFLDGAWTADVCDKVTRHMDLCSTFHLPVIHFVDCPGFAVGVKAETAGVTRAGVRAMTAVYQASVPVCSVIIRKAYGLAGSAMMNQSKTKWRYCWPSGDWGSLPMAGGIEAAFRKELTEAEDPAALKEQLYKKFEAIRSPFRTAESFFAEEIIDPRETRPLLVDFVQHAQRIVEPGERQTGFRP from the coding sequence ATGAGTTGGGAAAAATCGATTGAAGAGCTCCGCCGCCGGGAACGTCTGGCTGAGGAGATGGGGGGCGAGGAGCCGGTTTCGCGACAGCGGGGCCGTGGCAAACTCACTGTGCGGGAAAGAGTGGCCTTCCTGGCTGACCCCGGCAGTTTCCACGAAATCGGCAAGATCGCTGGCAAAGCGACCTATGGCGCGGATGAGGAACTGGACGGTTTCATGCCGTCCAATTCCGTCATGGGGCGGGCGCGGCTGGATGGACATCCAGCAGTCATTCTGGCCGATGATTTCACGGTACGCGGCGGCGCCGCCGATGCCGCGATCTGGCAAAAAATGGCCCAGGCTATCAAGATGGCTGCCGAGTACCGCATGCCGCTGGTTCAGATGATTGATGGCACCGGCGGGGGCGGCTCTGTGAAGATGCTGGAGAAAGACCCGCGGACCTATATTCCCGAAACACCCGGCTGGAGCGAAATCGTTCATGGCCTGACGCAGGTACCGTTCGTGTCCCTCGCCCTCGGACCTTGCGCAGGCATGGGAGCGGGCCGGGTCGCCGCCAGTCATTTCAGCATCATGGTGAAAGAGCTCAGCCAGGTTTTTGTAGCCGGCCCGCCTGTTGCCATCGCGCTGGGCGAGAACGTCACCAAGGAAGAACTTGGCGGCTGGAAAATCCAGGGGCAGAACGGCACCGTTGATAACGTCGTCGACAGCGAAGCCGACGCCTTCATCGCCGCGCGCCGGTTCCTGTCCTACCTGCCCCCTTCGGTGCATCATCTGCCTGGACGTATTCAGCCGGCAGACGATCCGAAGCGGAAGGAAGAGAGCCTTCTTTCCATTGTGCCAAAAGATGGACGCACGCCCTACAAGCCCCGCCGTATCGTCGAAGCGGTAGTGGACAAGGGCAGCTTCTTCGAAATTGGCCACGATTGGGGCCGGGGGATCGTAACGGGCCTCGCCCGGATTGATGGCCATGCCGTCGGTATTATGGCCGGTGACCCCTTCTTCCTGGATGGCGCCTGGACAGCGGATGTCTGTGACAAGGTCACCCGCCATATGGATCTCTGCTCGACGTTCCATCTGCCCGTGATCCATTTCGTGGATTGCCCCGGCTTTGCTGTTGGCGTGAAAGCCGAAACCGCCGGTGTCACCCGCGCGGGCGTGCGGGCAATGACGGCAGTTTACCAGGCCAGCGTTCCGGTCTGCTCCGTGATCATCCGCAAGGCATATGGGCTCGCTGGCTCTGCGATGATGAACCAGTCAAAGACCAAATGGCGCTATTGCTGGCCAAGCGGCGACTGGGGCTCATTGCCGATGGCAGGCGGCATCGAGGCCGCTTTCCGCAAGGAACTCACCGAAGCCGAAGACCCGGCCGCCCTGAAAGAGCAGCTCTACAAAAAGTTTGAAGCTATACGCTCACCCTTCCGGACGGCAGAAAGTTTCTTTGCGGAGGAAATAATTGACCCGCGGGAGACCCGCCCCCTGCTCGTGGATTTCGTTCAGCATGCGCAGCGTATTGTCGAACCAGGCGAAAGGCAAACCGGCTTCCGCCCCTGA
- a CDS encoding DUF4349 domain-containing protein has product MITKSTLIAAAMVALAACGSPNRDFSAPAAPPPVEMAMKQSAQDYDMAAEESAGGEQPAAQQYIAYTHSIGMRLPVSSIEPTMQGHIAACNAAGPSVCIITNSWLTAYAEDSVGASLNLRATPAWIETFLSGVEAEAEAAKGDVTNRQTTAEDLTVSIIDTGARLKAQKTLQERLQALLAERPGELGDLLETERELARVNGEIDSLTSSLATLRQRVDMSQLAVNYETKLNPVSQGALQPLGEAFGNFFYNLASAIAAVVTAFAVGLPWLLLIGALLWIWLRLIWPRIRRKKPNA; this is encoded by the coding sequence ATGATCACAAAATCAACTCTCATCGCAGCCGCTATGGTGGCCCTTGCTGCCTGCGGTAGTCCGAACCGGGACTTTTCGGCCCCCGCCGCGCCGCCACCCGTCGAAATGGCCATGAAGCAGTCGGCTCAAGACTATGACATGGCAGCTGAAGAAAGCGCAGGGGGCGAGCAACCGGCCGCTCAGCAGTATATTGCCTACACACACAGCATCGGCATGAGGCTGCCGGTCAGCTCAATCGAACCCACGATGCAGGGTCATATCGCCGCCTGCAATGCAGCCGGCCCCTCCGTCTGCATCATCACCAATTCCTGGCTGACAGCCTATGCGGAAGACTCCGTAGGCGCATCGCTGAACCTGCGGGCGACACCGGCCTGGATCGAAACATTTCTTTCCGGCGTAGAGGCTGAAGCAGAGGCAGCCAAAGGCGATGTAACCAACCGCCAGACCACTGCAGAAGACCTCACCGTTTCGATCATCGATACCGGCGCCCGCCTGAAGGCACAGAAGACGCTCCAGGAGCGGCTTCAGGCGCTGCTGGCCGAACGGCCCGGCGAGCTTGGCGACCTTCTGGAAACCGAGCGGGAACTCGCGCGCGTCAATGGCGAGATCGACTCGCTCACATCCTCGCTCGCCACGCTCCGTCAGCGGGTCGACATGAGTCAGCTGGCCGTCAATTATGAAACCAAACTCAACCCGGTTTCGCAGGGCGCGCTCCAGCCTCTGGGCGAGGCGTTTGGCAACTTCTTCTACAATCTGGCCAGCGCAATTGCGGCAGTTGTCACCGCTTTTGCAGTCGGCCTTCCCTGGCTGCTGCTGATTGGCGCGCTGCTCTGGATCTGGCTGCGGCTGATCTGGCCCCGCATTCGCCGTAAAAAGCCAAACGCCTGA